A genomic stretch from Bradyrhizobium sp. 195 includes:
- a CDS encoding transglutaminase-like cysteine peptidase: protein METAARSRAWRAILVLCGLILLGSTAELRAGTLLSPGAGLLVRKSAEPFGVFAFAISSGSLQKKWSALKHRFDDDMVQLALCDGDRDNCVSPAALKLLAIVDQARARDGRARLGETNRAINLAIRAANDGIDDVWSSPLATFARGVGDCEDYAIAKLAALRLAGIAPEDLRIVVVRDVRVGEEHAVVAARLDGRWLMLDNRRMAMVEDDAAQSYQPLFALYQSAVLKYVDEPARFSMVAAAAN from the coding sequence ATGGAGACGGCTGCTCGCTCGCGCGCCTGGCGCGCAATCCTTGTCCTGTGCGGATTGATCCTGCTCGGATCGACCGCCGAGCTCCGCGCCGGCACGCTGCTGTCGCCGGGAGCAGGCCTTCTCGTGCGCAAATCCGCCGAGCCGTTCGGCGTGTTCGCCTTCGCCATCTCGTCCGGCAGCCTGCAGAAGAAATGGTCCGCGCTGAAGCACAGGTTCGACGACGACATGGTGCAGCTTGCGCTCTGCGACGGCGACCGGGACAATTGCGTATCGCCCGCGGCCCTGAAGCTGCTCGCCATCGTCGACCAGGCCCGCGCCCGCGACGGCCGCGCACGGCTCGGCGAGACCAACCGCGCCATCAACCTCGCCATCCGGGCCGCCAATGACGGCATCGACGACGTCTGGAGCTCGCCGCTTGCGACCTTCGCCCGCGGCGTCGGCGATTGCGAGGACTACGCCATCGCCAAGCTGGCCGCGCTGCGGCTGGCGGGCATTGCGCCCGAGGACCTCCGCATCGTCGTGGTGCGCGACGTCAGGGTCGGCGAAGAGCATGCGGTTGTCGCCGCGCGTCTCGACGGGCGCTGGCTGATGCTCGACAACCGCCGCATGGCGATGGTCGAGGACGACGCTGCGCAGAGCTACCAACCGCTGTTCGCGCTCTACCAGTCGGCCGTGCTGAAATATGTCGATGAGCCCGCGCGATTCTCGATGGTCGCCGCCGCGGCTAATTGA
- a CDS encoding lysozyme inhibitor LprI family protein — translation MRFIVLTVLAPLALATPASAQSDHAIADRLPLFAKNNCQQIRDPGNQLFCGDATLAAAAEKLSAAIEGRLARLPDRLPGIEENAIWIRQRNLSCGIVGQTAIRTDDFDRVKACLLKVTEERAAIVRDPDFDCLAANTAAGALICADPSLALAETELNGEVLGLIGKLDPTAARFAFAEYGRWTRERDRKCNLVGKENVPLQELETAEECLADHLRRKTDEIRAAKGAPKKVFGRQVAARIPDTDAVDFCAARIHAANSCGNFLRINRVYALDSQVTEQEAQVTGEIEMAVLAPFTMCSKVASNCTGTCWDARTGRPQPGAGNKERSAEAFNVTRRLRIQRTFAFVKAADGWRCREDELAPVNSGTASGGS, via the coding sequence ATGCGGTTCATCGTGCTGACTGTGCTTGCGCCGCTGGCGCTCGCGACACCCGCGTCCGCGCAGTCTGACCACGCCATCGCCGACAGGCTGCCGCTGTTCGCCAAGAACAACTGCCAGCAGATTCGCGACCCCGGCAATCAATTGTTCTGCGGCGATGCCACGCTCGCCGCGGCCGCCGAGAAGCTGAGCGCGGCGATCGAGGGGCGGCTCGCCCGCCTGCCCGACCGCCTGCCTGGGATCGAAGAAAATGCGATCTGGATCCGCCAGCGCAACCTCAGCTGCGGCATCGTCGGCCAGACCGCGATCCGCACCGACGACTTCGACCGGGTGAAGGCCTGCCTGCTCAAGGTGACCGAGGAGCGCGCCGCGATCGTGCGCGATCCTGATTTCGACTGCCTTGCGGCCAACACCGCGGCGGGCGCGCTGATCTGTGCGGACCCGTCGCTGGCGCTGGCGGAAACGGAGCTCAACGGCGAGGTGCTCGGCCTGATCGGCAAGCTGGATCCGACCGCGGCGCGCTTTGCCTTCGCCGAATATGGCAGGTGGACGCGCGAGCGCGATCGCAAATGCAATCTGGTCGGCAAGGAGAATGTGCCGCTTCAGGAGCTCGAAACCGCGGAGGAGTGTCTTGCGGATCATTTGAGGCGCAAGACCGACGAGATCCGCGCGGCGAAGGGTGCCCCCAAGAAGGTGTTCGGCCGGCAGGTCGCGGCCCGCATCCCCGACACCGACGCGGTCGACTTCTGCGCGGCGCGCATCCATGCGGCCAATTCGTGCGGCAACTTCCTCCGCATCAACCGCGTCTACGCGCTCGACAGCCAGGTGACCGAGCAGGAAGCGCAAGTCACGGGCGAGATCGAGATGGCCGTGCTGGCGCCCTTCACCATGTGCAGCAAGGTCGCCTCCAACTGCACCGGCACCTGCTGGGACGCCAGGACGGGGCGGCCGCAGCCCGGAGCCGGCAACAAGGAGCGCTCGGCCGAAGCCTTCAACGTGACGCGCCGGCTGCGTATCCAGCGGACTTTTGCCTTCGTGAAAGCTGCCGACGGCTGGCGTTGCCGGGAGGACGAACTGGCCCCGGTGAATTCGGGGACGGCGAGCGGGGGGTCGTAG
- a CDS encoding branched-chain amino acid ABC transporter permease produces MLDFVQQLVSGVALGCVYGLIALGFVLVYKATEVVNFAQGDLMMLGGFFAFTFIGMMGLNYWIGFAGAVAAMALFGMLAERVVVRPILGYPQFSIIMATIGLGYFLRSIAGMIWGTDDLKIETPFSQGVLRIGSLVLAYDKLSVIAATMILCTLLYLFFNKTTLGTAMRASSENMLAAYYMGIPVKRVVSIVWAISAAVATCAGVLLAPITFIHSNVGLVLGLKAFPAAVLGGFGSIPGAVVGGVLIGVIESMAGFYLPEGWKDVAPYLVLLAVLLLKPEGLFGRHVRKKV; encoded by the coding sequence ATGCTGGATTTCGTTCAGCAGCTGGTCAGCGGTGTTGCGCTCGGCTGCGTTTACGGGCTGATCGCGCTCGGCTTCGTGCTCGTCTACAAGGCCACCGAGGTCGTCAATTTCGCCCAGGGCGACCTGATGATGCTCGGCGGCTTCTTCGCCTTCACCTTCATCGGCATGATGGGCTTGAACTACTGGATCGGTTTTGCCGGTGCGGTGGCCGCGATGGCGCTGTTCGGCATGCTGGCGGAGCGCGTGGTGGTGCGGCCGATCCTCGGCTATCCGCAATTCTCCATCATCATGGCGACGATCGGGCTCGGCTATTTCCTGCGCTCGATCGCCGGCATGATCTGGGGCACCGATGATCTGAAGATCGAGACTCCGTTCAGCCAGGGCGTGCTGCGGATCGGGTCGCTGGTGCTCGCCTATGACAAGCTGTCGGTGATCGCGGCGACGATGATCCTGTGCACGCTGCTCTATCTCTTCTTCAACAAGACAACGCTCGGCACTGCGATGCGCGCCAGTTCCGAGAACATGCTCGCCGCCTACTACATGGGCATCCCCGTCAAACGCGTGGTGTCGATCGTCTGGGCGATCAGCGCGGCGGTCGCGACCTGCGCCGGCGTGCTGCTGGCGCCGATCACCTTCATCCATTCCAATGTCGGTCTCGTGCTTGGCCTGAAGGCGTTTCCCGCCGCGGTGCTCGGCGGCTTCGGCTCGATCCCGGGGGCGGTGGTCGGCGGCGTCCTGATCGGCGTGATCGAGAGCATGGCCGGCTTCTACCTGCCCGAAGGGTGGAAGGACGTCGCGCCGTACCTCGTGCTGCTCGCGGTGCTGCTCTTGAAGCCTGAAGGCCTGTTCGGCCGCCACGTCCGCAAGAAGGTCTGA
- a CDS encoding branched-chain amino acid ABC transporter permease, which translates to MRFLFKTDYEDDIKLIPHSGYLVSYGILLALLLIAPFVLSSYLMSQLVFVCIYATVGVALLILTGFTGQASLGHAAFLAIGAYTAAYLQKYNVPFPVYFLAAGALTGLIGALVGFPALRLTGIYLVIATISFALIVEEILARWESVTHGNEGMRVKTLSLLGVAVPRDSPTFYFLCLSVLVLTIIGTLNLLRSPTGRAFVAIRDSETAARSMGVNVALYKVKSFAISAAITGFAGVLFAHKLSFISPEMFTLQLSIEFIIVILIGGTFSLHGAVLGAIFIVMIDPFLTYLKDDLPGMIGGIAATFGAGPATAGAIQSKVAAFASLNGLKGAIYGIIIVLFVLFEPLGLYGRWLKIKLFFQLFPLYKRATFKRQKIYVKSERNR; encoded by the coding sequence ATGCGCTTCCTGTTCAAGACCGACTATGAGGACGACATCAAGCTGATCCCGCATTCGGGCTATCTGGTCTCTTACGGAATCCTGCTCGCCCTGCTGTTGATCGCGCCCTTCGTGCTCTCCAGCTATTTGATGAGCCAGCTCGTCTTCGTCTGCATCTATGCGACCGTCGGCGTCGCGCTGCTGATCCTGACCGGCTTTACCGGCCAGGCCTCGCTCGGCCACGCCGCATTCCTTGCCATCGGAGCCTACACGGCGGCCTATTTGCAGAAATACAACGTGCCGTTCCCGGTCTATTTCCTCGCCGCCGGCGCGTTGACCGGCTTGATCGGCGCGCTGGTCGGCTTTCCCGCCCTGCGCCTGACCGGCATCTACCTCGTCATCGCCACCATCTCGTTTGCCCTGATCGTCGAGGAGATCCTGGCGCGCTGGGAAAGCGTCACCCACGGCAACGAGGGCATGCGGGTCAAGACGCTGTCGCTGCTCGGCGTCGCGGTGCCGCGCGACAGCCCCACCTTCTACTTCCTCTGCCTCTCCGTGCTGGTGCTGACCATCATCGGTACGCTGAATCTCTTGCGCTCGCCGACGGGACGCGCCTTCGTCGCGATCCGCGATTCAGAGACGGCGGCACGCAGCATGGGCGTCAATGTCGCGCTCTACAAGGTGAAGTCCTTTGCGATCTCGGCGGCGATCACCGGCTTTGCCGGTGTGCTGTTTGCCCACAAGCTCTCCTTCATCTCGCCGGAGATGTTCACGCTGCAGCTTTCGATCGAGTTCATCATCGTGATTCTGATCGGCGGCACATTCAGCCTGCATGGCGCGGTGCTGGGCGCGATCTTCATCGTGATGATCGATCCGTTCCTGACGTACCTGAAGGACGACCTGCCCGGCATGATCGGAGGAATCGCCGCGACATTCGGCGCCGGCCCGGCCACCGCGGGAGCCATCCAGTCGAAGGTCGCGGCCTTCGCCTCGCTCAACGGCCTGAAGGGCGCGATCTACGGCATCATCATCGTGCTGTTCGTGCTGTTCGAGCCGCTCGGGCTCTATGGCCGCTGGCTGAAGATCAAGCTCTTCTTCCAGCTGTTCCCGCTCTACAAGCGCGCAACCTTCAAGCGGCAGAAGATCTACGTGAAGTCGGAGCGGAACCGATGA
- a CDS encoding ABC transporter ATP-binding protein, which yields MSYFRAENLSLHFGGLKAVDAVSFAVEKGEILSIIGPNGAGKSSIFNLISRIYRPTSGRIFFEDQDITQEPPYDIAKLGIARTFQNIELFENATVLSNLLVGRHRHSTTQLWQELLFLPSVRANEKVHRRRVEQVIEFLDLEPYRDKLISGLPYGVRKVIELARALCSEPKLILLDEPSSGLNVEETDDMSFWIRDMKSELGITVLMVEHDMSLVNRVSDRVIALNYGRVLAMGSPAEVQQHPDVVAAYLGA from the coding sequence ATGAGCTATTTCCGCGCCGAGAACCTGTCGCTGCATTTCGGGGGCCTGAAGGCGGTCGATGCGGTGTCCTTCGCGGTCGAGAAGGGCGAGATCCTGTCGATCATCGGGCCGAACGGTGCGGGCAAGAGCTCGATCTTCAACCTGATCTCGCGCATCTACCGGCCGACCTCGGGCCGAATCTTCTTCGAGGACCAGGACATCACGCAGGAGCCACCTTACGACATCGCAAAACTCGGCATCGCACGGACCTTCCAGAACATCGAGCTGTTCGAGAATGCGACCGTGCTCTCCAACCTCCTGGTCGGCCGCCATCGGCACTCGACCACGCAGCTGTGGCAGGAGCTCCTGTTCCTGCCGAGCGTGCGCGCGAACGAGAAGGTGCATCGCCGCAGGGTCGAGCAGGTCATCGAATTCCTCGATCTTGAGCCCTATCGCGACAAGCTGATCTCCGGCCTGCCTTACGGCGTGCGCAAGGTGATCGAGCTCGCGCGCGCACTTTGCTCGGAGCCGAAGCTGATCCTGCTCGACGAGCCGTCGTCCGGCCTCAATGTCGAGGAGACCGACGACATGTCGTTCTGGATCCGCGACATGAAGAGCGAGCTCGGCATCACCGTGCTGATGGTCGAGCACGACATGTCGCTGGTCAACCGCGTCTCCGATCGCGTCATCGCGCTGAACTACGGCAGGGTGCTCGCGATGGGCTCGCCGGCCGAGGTGCAGCAGCATCCCGATGTCGTCGCTGCGTATCTGGGAGCCTGA
- a CDS encoding ABC transporter ATP-binding protein, with the protein MDAIATPETILKLSNVESYYGPIMAIRGISLEVPRGRIVTLLGANGAGKTTVLKTISGILDPQKGSIEFMGKPIQRMEADRIVRLGLSHVPEGREVFPFLSVRENLMMGAYPRKDRDGVAEDLERVYGYFPRLRERINQPAGQLSGGEQQMLAIGRALMNRPTLLLLDEPSLGLSPLLVKEIFTIIRRVNEEQGMSILLVEQNAKVALETAHYGYVLEIGRIVMNDSCDRLMHSQDIQEFYLGAKEAGARGERRWKKKKTWR; encoded by the coding sequence ATGGATGCGATCGCGACACCCGAGACCATCCTGAAGCTCTCCAACGTCGAGAGCTATTACGGGCCGATCATGGCGATCCGCGGCATCTCGCTGGAAGTGCCGCGCGGCCGCATCGTCACGCTGCTGGGGGCCAATGGCGCCGGCAAGACCACGGTCCTGAAGACCATCTCGGGCATTCTCGATCCGCAGAAGGGCTCGATCGAATTCATGGGCAAGCCGATCCAGCGCATGGAAGCCGACAGGATCGTGCGGCTCGGCCTCAGCCACGTGCCGGAGGGGCGCGAGGTGTTTCCGTTCCTGTCCGTGCGCGAGAACCTGATGATGGGGGCCTATCCGCGCAAGGACCGCGACGGCGTCGCGGAGGATCTGGAGCGGGTTTACGGTTATTTCCCGCGCCTGAGGGAGCGCATCAACCAGCCGGCCGGCCAGCTCTCCGGCGGCGAGCAGCAGATGCTCGCGATCGGCCGCGCCCTGATGAACCGGCCGACGCTGCTCTTGCTCGACGAGCCCTCGCTCGGCCTGTCGCCGCTGCTGGTGAAGGAGATCTTCACCATCATCCGCCGCGTCAACGAGGAGCAGGGCATGTCGATCCTGCTGGTCGAGCAGAACGCCAAGGTGGCGCTGGAAACGGCCCATTACGGCTACGTGCTGGAGATCGGCCGCATCGTGATGAACGACAGCTGCGACCGCTTGATGCATTCCCAGGACATCCAGGAGTTCTACCTTGGCGCCAAGGAAGCGGGCGCGCGGGGCGAGCGGCGCTGGAAAAAGAAGAAGACGTGGCGGTGA
- a CDS encoding AMP-dependent synthetase/ligase, with product MARLAVLTVADTIAKSFLRAAEMRGERPAIREKKFGIWQPTSWREWLEISKEIAYALRASGFMPGDVASIIANAVPEWVHADMGILCAGGVASGIYPTDASSQVEYLVNDSRTKVIFAEDEEQLDKILACRARCASLQKIVVFDMEGLSGFSDDMVMSLDEFRALGRNHMVGREALWQEMIDSRGAGDLAILVYTSGTTGPPKGAMHANRSVTHQMRHANDFIPAQEDDERLIFLPLCHVAERIGGYYISVALGSVMNFAESPETVPDNLREVQPTVFLAVPRIWEKFYSAITIALKDATPLQQWVYRRAIDIGYRMVDYRLEGKAPPPPLRLASRIAYRVAFRNIRRMIGLDRCRIAFTGAAPIAPELIRWYLALGIDMHELYGQTENCGVATMMPAERIKLGSVGTAVPWGEVALSPDGEILIKGDFLFMGYLNQPEKTAETLDSRGWLHTGDVGTIDNEGFVRITDRMKDIIITSGGKNITPSEIENQLKFSPYISDAVVIGDKRPYLTCLVMIDQENVEKFAQDHDIPFTNYASLCRATEIQDLIGREIEHVNGNFARVETIKKFYLIERQLTPEDEELTPTMKLKRGFVNKRYAAEIEEMYRQRAVA from the coding sequence ATGGCCCGACTGGCGGTGCTGACGGTCGCTGATACGATCGCAAAGAGCTTTTTGCGCGCTGCCGAGATGCGGGGCGAGCGGCCGGCGATCCGCGAGAAGAAATTCGGGATCTGGCAGCCGACGAGCTGGCGCGAGTGGCTGGAGATATCGAAGGAGATTGCCTACGCGCTTCGCGCCTCCGGCTTCATGCCCGGCGACGTCGCCTCCATCATCGCCAACGCCGTTCCCGAATGGGTCCATGCCGACATGGGCATCCTGTGCGCGGGCGGCGTCGCCTCGGGCATCTACCCGACCGATGCGTCGTCCCAGGTCGAATATCTCGTCAACGATTCCAGAACGAAAGTGATCTTCGCCGAGGACGAGGAGCAGCTCGACAAGATCCTCGCCTGCCGCGCGCGCTGCGCGAGCTTGCAGAAGATCGTCGTGTTCGACATGGAGGGCCTCAGCGGTTTCTCCGACGACATGGTGATGTCGCTCGACGAGTTTCGCGCGCTCGGTCGCAACCACATGGTCGGCCGCGAAGCGCTGTGGCAGGAGATGATCGACAGCCGCGGCGCCGGCGATCTCGCGATTCTCGTCTATACATCCGGTACGACCGGTCCGCCCAAAGGCGCGATGCATGCGAACCGCAGCGTCACGCACCAGATGCGGCATGCCAACGACTTCATTCCGGCGCAAGAGGACGACGAGCGGCTGATCTTCCTGCCGCTCTGCCACGTCGCCGAACGCATCGGCGGCTACTACATCTCGGTCGCGCTCGGCTCGGTGATGAATTTCGCCGAGAGCCCGGAGACCGTGCCGGACAATCTGCGCGAGGTGCAGCCGACGGTCTTCCTCGCGGTGCCGCGTATCTGGGAGAAATTCTATTCCGCCATCACGATCGCGCTGAAGGATGCGACGCCGCTGCAGCAATGGGTCTATCGCCGCGCCATCGACATTGGCTACCGCATGGTCGACTACAGGCTCGAGGGTAAGGCGCCGCCACCGCCGCTACGGCTCGCGAGCCGCATCGCCTACCGGGTCGCATTCCGCAACATCCGCCGCATGATCGGGCTCGATCGTTGCCGCATCGCCTTCACCGGGGCGGCGCCGATCGCGCCGGAGCTGATCCGCTGGTATCTCGCGCTCGGCATCGACATGCACGAGCTCTACGGCCAGACCGAGAATTGCGGTGTCGCCACCATGATGCCGGCGGAGCGGATCAAGCTCGGCTCGGTCGGCACGGCGGTGCCCTGGGGCGAGGTCGCGCTGTCGCCCGATGGCGAGATCCTGATCAAGGGCGACTTCCTGTTCATGGGCTATTTGAACCAGCCGGAGAAGACCGCCGAGACCCTCGATTCCCGCGGCTGGCTGCACACCGGCGACGTCGGCACCATCGACAATGAAGGCTTTGTCCGGATCACGGACCGGATGAAGGACATCATCATCACCTCAGGCGGCAAGAACATCACGCCGTCCGAGATCGAGAACCAGCTCAAATTCTCGCCCTACATCTCGGACGCCGTGGTGATCGGCGACAAGCGGCCATACCTCACCTGCCTCGTGATGATCGACCAAGAGAACGTCGAGAAGTTCGCGCAGGACCACGACATCCCCTTCACCAATTATGCCAGCCTGTGCCGGGCGACGGAGATCCAGGACCTGATCGGCCGCGAGATCGAGCACGTCAACGGCAATTTTGCCCGCGTCGAGACCATCAAGAAGTTCTACCTGATCGAGCGCCAGCTCACGCCGGAAGACGAAGAACTGACGCCGACCATGAAGCTGAAGCGCGGTTTCGTGAACAAGCGCTACGCCGCCGAGATCGAAGAGATGTATCGCCAGCGCGCCGTGGCGTGA
- a CDS encoding ABC transporter substrate-binding protein, producing MSRSFGTFGLAVSALALTCLPATAQTKVTNEGISASEIVVGTHQDLSGPIKGWGVPVSNGMKMATEEVNAAGGINGRKIRLVVEDSGYDPKKAVLASQKLIERDKIFAMVGPMGSPTVLAAQDILLDAGVLQLFPLTAAEFTFKFDPAKPQERLKFNNLLPYVESTRAALKYMIEAKNFKKPCIMHQDDEYGKNVLDGFNQQLAAMKVQPASITSYKRGASDFSAQVAKMKSDGCDLVVLGAVLREPIGTMTEAKKLGWEVTFLGATPVNVLEVPALGKEVVEGLYAASNFEIPYEDTAKGKVKDWLVNYKKMFNADANTQAIIGYNAVMTFAHYANKAGKDLTGQKMLDALESGDKFQDIFNSPPTVFSKSNHLATTVTQVQQVKNGRWVLVKDNLMF from the coding sequence ATGTCGAGATCGTTCGGAACGTTCGGCCTTGCTGTGAGTGCGCTGGCGCTCACCTGTCTGCCGGCCACAGCGCAAACCAAGGTCACCAATGAGGGCATCTCGGCAAGCGAGATCGTCGTCGGCACCCATCAGGATCTGTCGGGCCCGATCAAGGGCTGGGGCGTCCCGGTTTCCAACGGCATGAAGATGGCGACCGAGGAGGTCAATGCGGCGGGCGGCATCAACGGCCGCAAGATCCGGCTGGTCGTCGAGGACAGCGGCTACGATCCGAAGAAGGCCGTGCTGGCTTCGCAGAAGCTGATCGAGCGCGACAAGATCTTCGCGATGGTGGGACCGATGGGATCGCCGACCGTGCTCGCCGCGCAGGACATCCTGCTCGACGCCGGCGTGCTTCAGCTGTTTCCGCTGACGGCGGCCGAGTTCACCTTCAAGTTCGATCCGGCCAAGCCGCAGGAACGGTTGAAGTTCAACAATTTGCTGCCCTATGTCGAGAGCACGCGCGCGGCGCTCAAATACATGATTGAGGCAAAGAATTTCAAGAAGCCATGCATTATGCATCAGGACGACGAGTACGGAAAAAACGTGCTCGATGGCTTCAACCAGCAGCTCGCCGCCATGAAGGTGCAGCCGGCGTCGATCACGAGCTACAAGCGCGGCGCCTCCGACTTCTCGGCGCAGGTCGCCAAGATGAAGTCCGACGGCTGCGACCTCGTCGTGCTCGGCGCCGTCCTGCGTGAGCCTATCGGCACCATGACCGAGGCCAAGAAGCTCGGCTGGGAGGTCACCTTCCTCGGTGCCACGCCCGTTAACGTGCTCGAAGTGCCGGCGCTCGGCAAGGAAGTGGTGGAAGGCTTGTATGCCGCTTCGAACTTCGAAATTCCTTACGAAGACACCGCGAAGGGAAAGGTGAAGGACTGGCTCGTCAATTATAAGAAGATGTTCAACGCCGACGCCAACACCCAGGCGATCATCGGCTACAATGCGGTGATGACGTTCGCGCATTATGCCAACAAGGCTGGCAAGGATCTCACTGGCCAGAAGATGCTCGACGCGCTCGAGTCCGGCGACAAGTTCCAGGATATCTTCAATTCGCCGCCGACCGTGTTCTCGAAGTCCAACCATCTCGCCACGACCGTCACCCAGGTGCAGCAGGTGAAGAACGGCCGCTGGGTGCTGGTGAAGGACAATCTGATGTTTTGA